The Saprospiraceae bacterium genome includes the window GATTTCTGCGCCGGGTGAGTTGCGCATGGGCTATGGCGCCGCCGTGATGGTAGAGCAGGGTAGCGTGCGAGCTGGGGCGGACCCGAGGCGCTCGGGGGAGGCGGGAGCGGTGGAGGAGTAGGGCTTGGACTAAACACTCACTCCCTCCTCCTCCCTCGAATAAATACATCTACATTATCTGGTCGATCATTCATATAAAAGAGCGAAATTTCTCCCGTTTCCGTTTCGCTGATAACAGCGGGGATGGAATTGGTGGTTAAATACCAGCCTTGGGGCAAAATGACGGTATTTTGATTGCGACCAAAGCTACGATCCCAGACCAATTCACCATTATACAGCAGGTAGCGATTGGGGTCTGTATAAGTCTCTTCAATGCGAAGGCGAACGGACTGCCCTTCTTTTACAGCATCAAACCAGATGGCTACCACTTCGGTTTCTGGTGTGACCGAGGCGCCTAATTTAATACCTTTAGCAGCGATCGCATCTCCTTTTAAGGTCTCGACGATTAGTTTTTGGCCTGTATCCAGGATGTAGGCGGATGGATTGGAGGCTTTACTCCCTTCCCGCACAATATTTAAGTAGCTATCAATGCCAACCCGGCTTTCAGTGTAATCATGATAAAGCCGGAAGGAATGCGTTTCCGGTTGCTGCAAAAAGTAGACAATTTCCCGGTCTTGAAAAGCCCGCTCTGAAGGTTGGTAATCCAGTCGGGCCTTGGATTGGTCAGGGCTGTTGGAGGATGGAGTCGTCGTGGTTGTCCATGGTAGCGGATCTTTGGTAGCCAATTCGACCGCAGGCTTGGCAAGGAGACGGGCTTTGATCTCATAAGGGACCGCACCCACTCCTCGATTCATAAAGCTTAATTTAAGCTGCCCTTCTGCTGTCAACATCACTTGTGAGGGATAATTGCAGGAAATCAATTCGTAACCTGCTGGTAGGACCACCGAATTTCGTTTGATACCCAAAGTGCGAGAAAAAACGATTTGTTCCCCCGTTTTAAAATAGCTGCTGGAATCTGTATAGGTCTTGTCTATTCGAACCCGGGCCTCTCCTCCTTCGGGGATGGGCCGAGCTAGGGCGATTTGTAAATATTCACCAGCTGCTTCTGCCTGGGCGTATCCGTTTTTTTGAGCAATATTTCCCGATACGATTTTCCATTCCAGGGGTAGGCCAGTCATGCGGTCGTACACAGCGGTTACCTCATGTGCACTACCTTTGCGAAGGGTATTATAATAAAATTGAGCGCCCGCAGTCGTGGCACTGACATCGTAGATAATTTGGAATTGATGCGTTGTCGGATCCAGCAAAATATACTGGGTGTAGCTATCTGCCTGGGTTTGGCCAATAGATTGAGCCCTTGTTAAAAAACCGATGGTATTCAGGAACAAACCTAGTAGGAAAATAGCGCGTAAGATTGGATATTTCATTTTATGGTCGATCATTTATATTTGGATTACATCTAAATTTAATCTTTTTAGTTAGATTAGAGTTTATTAAAGTTAAAACTTTATTAAACTATAACACGACCAAATACCACTAGTATATGAAACAAGTCAATCTCTTCTTTGTGTTCTTCATTCTTTTTTCTGGTCTTCTTTCTGCCCAACCAACCCAGAAGCCGGTCATCCATGGACGACATTGGATGGCGATTACCGGCAAACCCTTGGGGGCGACTGCCGGTGCTGCCATTTTCCAGCAAGGTGGCAATGCGATCGATGCCGCTTGCGGTATGTTGGCTGCTACCGCTACCATGTGGGACGTCCTGAGTTGGGGTGGAGAAACGCAAGCCCTCATTTACAATCCAAAGACCAAAAAAGTGATTGGGATCAATGCCCTCGGTGTGGCGCCAACGGGTGCAACCCCCGAATTTTACAAAAGCCAGGATATGCCCTACCCACCAGCCTATGGCCCCTTGGCTGCAGTGACCCCGGGGACTCCGGGCGGCTTGATGACCATGCTGGCCGAATACGGTACGATGAGTCTCGCACAAGTCCTGGCACCCGCCATGCAAATGGCCGAAGGTTATCCGATTGAAGCACAAACGGCTGATGCTATTGAAAGTGGAAAAGATCACATCAAAAAATGGCCTTATTCAAAAAAAATATTTTTGCCACACCTGGGGGAAGAAAGGGAAGCACCGCACGCGGGTGAAATTTTTAAGCAGACTGACTTATTGGCTACCTTGCAAAAGCTGGTATCCGCAGAAAAAGAAGCGCTAAAGGCTGGTAAAAGCAGAAAAGCCGCCATTTATGCAGCCTATGATCGCTTTTATCGAGGTGATATTGCCAAAGAATTCGTGCGGGGCTGTCAGGAGCAGGGTGGGTTGATCACCCTGGAGGATTTAGACAAATGGAAAGTGCATATCGAAGAGCCGGTGATGACCACCTATAAAGGTATTGAGGTGTATAAGCTCACCCATTGGGTCCAAGGCCCCGTTCTTTTACAGGCCCTGAATATCTTAGAAAATGTGGACCTGAAAGCAATGGGCTATAACACGGCTAAGTACACCCACACGCTATACCAAGCCATGAATATGGCCTTTGCAGATCGCGATTTTTACTATGGTGATCCCTATTTCCCGCCAGAAGAACCCATCAAAGGATTGTTGTCTAAAGAATATGCCAAGCAACGATTTGAACAAATGAATTGGGTGAAAAACGATCCTGATGTAGGGCCTGGTGACCCCTATCCTTTCGAAAACAAAACGAATCCATTTTTGAACCTACTGGAGGATTGGGGTAAGGCTTCGATTGATGTGATGCAAGATGATGGCACCCGTTATGCCAAGGAAATGACGGATGAAGAGGCCTTTTACATGGGAACCACCTCTATCCAGGCCGTGGATAAAGAGGGTTGGGTAGTATCCGTAACGCCTAGCGGTGGCTGG containing:
- a CDS encoding gamma-glutamyltransferase, which translates into the protein MKQVNLFFVFFILFSGLLSAQPTQKPVIHGRHWMAITGKPLGATAGAAIFQQGGNAIDAACGMLAATATMWDVLSWGGETQALIYNPKTKKVIGINALGVAPTGATPEFYKSQDMPYPPAYGPLAAVTPGTPGGLMTMLAEYGTMSLAQVLAPAMQMAEGYPIEAQTADAIESGKDHIKKWPYSKKIFLPHLGEEREAPHAGEIFKQTDLLATLQKLVSAEKEALKAGKSRKAAIYAAYDRFYRGDIAKEFVRGCQEQGGLITLEDLDKWKVHIEEPVMTTYKGIEVYKLTHWVQGPVLLQALNILENVDLKAMGYNTAKYTHTLYQAMNMAFADRDFYYGDPYFPPEEPIKGLLSKEYAKQRFEQMNWVKNDPDVGPGDPYPFENKTNPFLNLLEDWGKASIDVMQDDGTRYAKEMTDEEAFYMGTTSIQAVDKEGWVVSVTPSGGWIPACVAGNTGVGMSQRMQSFVLDAKQSPFNVLEPGKRPRATLTPSLALKDGKPFLSFAVQGGDSQDQNLLQYFLNVVEFGMDAQEAAEAANINSFQMRSSFGEHITEPGKLLLHDSTPPWTRKALQEMGYKLDFAPRTSGPINAVYFDWKNGTFWGGSSNYGDDYGIGW